AGACGACAGGGAATAGAGAACAGGGAACACTAAGCCGCCCTTGTAATTTCTCGTTTCTATACAGAGTATGAGAATGAATGGAAAGAAGGCTTCGCCTTCAATGCAACAAAGGCAGAGCCTATTTTCGTGCATTTCCAGTCAGAGCCTGGAAACGAGATAAGTAAACCATAAATTTGCTAAATCATTTAAATTAGTCAAGGAGTTAGAAAATGATGAAATCATTAAATGTATCTCAAAAAGAGATAATTGAACAACTAAAACTGTCATGTCAAGTTCCTAGTTTATTAGAAGCGATCGCCACTCGTAAAATAATCTTTAATACAGTCAAAGATGCAGGCATTAAAGTAGAAAATGAAGAACTACAACAGGCAGCTGATGCCTTGCGGGCTGCTAACCGACTCATTAAAGCTGAAGACACTTGGAACTGGCTACAAAAATATTATCTTTCTGTCGAAGATTTTGAACAATTAGCAGAAATGAGCCTGTTATCTGTCAAGTTAGCCCATCATTTATTTGCAGACAAAGTTAAACCGTACTTTTATGAAAACCAACTCAATTATCTAGCTGCTGTCACCTACGAAGTTGTCTTAGAAGACGAAGATTTAGCTTGGGAATTATTTTATGCAGTCACTGAAGGCGAAATTACCTTTCAGGATGTGACTCGTCAACACATTCAAAATCCAGAGTTGCGACGCGCTGGGGGATATCGCGGTATCAAACATCGTCATGAGTTGAAACCAGATATTGCTGCTGCGGTGTTTATTGCGAATTCTCCAGAGTTACTCAAACCGATTGCGATTGGAAAAAAAGTACATTTAATTTGGGTTGAGGAAATTATCCAGCCAAAATTAGACGAGCAGCTATGCTTAAAGATTATGGGTGATTTATTCGCAGATTGGTTAAAACAACAAATTACCCAAGTAGAAATTATTCCCCATTTTGAATCAGATTCCTATTCTCAACCTGTGCAGGAATTATTGAGGATAGCTTCATAATTTTTGGATTATATTATAGTAGGTTGGGCATTGCTCACCCTACGAAATCATTAGTGAAAATTTATAACCCTGAAAACTCAGTGGATGTTTGAAAAGTACTATTGTTGGTATCAAAACATTCTCGATCCCCCTCAATCCACGCCACTTGCTACAACGGGGGGAACCCCCGCAACACAGTGGCTCCCCTTCAAAAGGGGGACTTTTATATATGTAGTTTCTTTGGGACTATTAACACCTGAAGTATTTGCCCTCTAAGCTTTTTGGAAAGTTAGACTTGGATTCCGGTTCCCCACTTTTTAAGGGGGGTTAGGGGGGATCTCTAAGTGCCTAAAATCACAGCCAACTACTTTTCAAACAACCTCTTACGTCGCAATGACGTTAATGCGTAGTCCTTAGGTAAATCCTAGCCATAATACCTCCCTACACAGAATGGTGCGCTATAGCTTTCGCTTAACGCACCCTACTTACGTATCCCAACGACCAATATTTACGTTGTTATACTCATTTAGTTATGAACAGATGAAATGAAATAAAAAGAACCATTCGTGTATATATGCCATTATGAAATTTTCGTTTTTTCGGTAATATCCACAAAATGGTCTCATTCTTTTATCAGGAGTATGTAATTACTTGTCCAACTTTTTGACCAAGAAATTTACGATTGTATTAGCTATATTTAATACACCGTTACCTATGACGAACAAGCCATTTAGTACTCCACCCCAAAATAGCAATAATTCCGTAGAAGAAACACCACCGTTAACGAATGCAGCTTCGGTTTCAGCTACTTCATTGATGAAGGAATTAGAATCGATAGCTAAGTCGGAAATTGTAATTCTAGACATGAGATTTTACTTTTTTAAGTGAATTTTTTGTTGCGGTTAAGCTTGTTTACTTAACTCTTGAATCTATTTTTATCGATCACAATTGTAAATTCAATAGTTAAAAAGAAGAGATAAGACATAACTAAAGTAGTTTTGTCTCTTGGTTTTTAATATTAAGAAATATCGATTATATCTAGAATTGCATTATTTACAATTTATCGAGGTTCTGTCGCTCAAAATTACTCAAAGACATAATTCCAAGAGTTTTGTCCTCAAAACTTGGGTTTGATATCAAAGTCGGATAATTAGTGATGATTCCTATATTTGTAAATTCAGTTTCAACCCCGATGTTTAGGAGTCGTGTTATTAGTTATGAGATTTCTCGGTGAGCGATACGCAAAGCGTAAAGCCAAGGGCTTATCGCAACACCGATGCAACAAGTCAGCTTTGTTCACAGAATGTTATTCTCGGTTCTTTGGTAATCCTGGGTTTGCACCACACAAACAAATGCGGAGAGACACAAAACCCTATGTTTAGGTTGACTCCCTAAGTAAGTCGGTGAGAATAAACCTAACTATGTAACAGATTGTAAAATCGTCAAAACCGTTGCGATTGCTTCATTCCACTTCGTTTCATTCGCAATGACATAGCGTGAATTATTTAAGCCGTTCTACTTACCATTTTGTCTCAAAATAAAAAGAGGTCAAACTTCGACCTCTTCACAACTCCCTACATTGAAATAATAAATTTTATAGAAACTAAGATAAACCAGTGTTCAAACCTTGCTTACCAGTTGCTAATTCCACTTTGACAATTTTGCCACCCATTTTTTGGA
The Calothrix sp. 336/3 DNA segment above includes these coding regions:
- a CDS encoding peptidylprolyl isomerase; this encodes MMKSLNVSQKEIIEQLKLSCQVPSLLEAIATRKIIFNTVKDAGIKVENEELQQAADALRAANRLIKAEDTWNWLQKYYLSVEDFEQLAEMSLLSVKLAHHLFADKVKPYFYENQLNYLAAVTYEVVLEDEDLAWELFYAVTEGEITFQDVTRQHIQNPELRRAGGYRGIKHRHELKPDIAAAVFIANSPELLKPIAIGKKVHLIWVEEIIQPKLDEQLCLKIMGDLFADWLKQQITQVEIIPHFESDSYSQPVQELLRIAS